A single region of the Pseudomonas granadensis genome encodes:
- a CDS encoding glutathionylspermidine synthase family protein, translated as MKKIACAERPDWKRTAESLGFMFHTIDDEPYWDESAYYQFTLAQIENDLEDPTTELHEMCMDLVDRVVHSEELLDRLSVPPSYYDMIRTSWLEGHPHLYGRMDFSYSGNGPAKLLELNYDTPTSLYEAAAFQWGWLEQCIERGTLPRHADQFNSIDTKLHQAFAELQLKRPFYFASMKASVEDKGTTDYLRLIAEKVGIESRHIDIEDIGLTAEGRFVDLEDRWIPHLFKLHAWEFIFHEPFGAAIAECDTQFFEPAWKAILSNKGVLPLLWEMHKGHPNLLAAHLDPNPQSAVPKGWVRKPYFSREGANIELQTAEGIIVKEDGPYTDAPFILQEFAPLPKFGDSYTLIGSWVIGDEAAGIGVREDNSLITKDSSRFLPHLILD; from the coding sequence ATGAAGAAAATTGCCTGCGCCGAGCGGCCCGACTGGAAGCGCACCGCCGAGAGCCTCGGCTTTATGTTCCATACCATCGACGACGAGCCGTACTGGGACGAAAGCGCGTATTACCAGTTCACCCTGGCGCAGATCGAAAACGATCTCGAGGACCCGACCACCGAACTGCACGAGATGTGCATGGACCTGGTCGACCGCGTTGTGCACAGCGAAGAACTGCTGGACCGCCTGAGCGTTCCGCCCTCGTACTACGACATGATCCGCACATCCTGGCTGGAAGGTCACCCGCATCTGTACGGGCGCATGGACTTTTCCTACAGCGGCAACGGCCCGGCGAAACTGCTTGAACTCAATTACGACACGCCGACCAGCCTCTACGAAGCCGCAGCGTTTCAGTGGGGCTGGCTGGAACAGTGCATCGAGCGCGGCACGCTGCCGCGCCATGCCGACCAGTTCAACAGTATCGACACCAAACTGCACCAGGCCTTCGCCGAACTGCAGCTCAAGCGTCCATTCTATTTCGCGTCAATGAAAGCTTCGGTCGAAGACAAGGGCACCACCGATTACCTGCGCCTGATCGCGGAAAAGGTCGGCATCGAGTCGCGGCACATTGATATCGAAGACATCGGCCTGACGGCCGAGGGTCGCTTTGTCGACCTGGAGGATCGCTGGATCCCGCACCTGTTCAAACTGCATGCCTGGGAATTCATCTTCCACGAACCGTTCGGCGCAGCGATTGCCGAATGCGACACGCAGTTCTTCGAACCGGCGTGGAAAGCGATTCTGTCCAACAAAGGCGTGTTGCCCTTGTTGTGGGAGATGCACAAGGGCCACCCGAATCTGCTGGCCGCGCATCTCGATCCGAATCCGCAGAGTGCAGTGCCGAAAGGCTGGGTGCGCAAGCCGTACTTTTCCCGCGAAGGCGCCAACATCGAGCTGCAAACCGCCGAAGGGATAATCGTCAAAGAGGACGGGCCCTACACCGATGCGCCATTTATCCTGCAGGAGTTTGCGCCGTTGCCGAAGTTTGGCGACAGCTACACGCTGATCGGCTCGTGGGTGATCGGTGATGAGGCGGCCGGGATTGGCGTGCGAGAGGACAACAGCCTGATCACAAAAGACTCCAGTCGCTTCCTGCCCCACCTCATCCTCGACTAG
- a CDS encoding single-stranded DNA-binding protein — MARGVNKVILVGTCGQDPEVRYLPNGNAVTNLSLATSEQWTDKQTGQKVEKTEWHRVSMFGKVAEIAGEYLRKGSQVYIEGKLQTREWEKDGIKRYTTEIVVDMQGTMQLLGGRPQQGDQQGGGNNYQQQAPRQQAPRPQQSAPQQRSAPPAPQQAAPQPAPDFDSFDDDIPF, encoded by the coding sequence ATGGCCCGTGGGGTTAACAAAGTCATATTGGTCGGCACTTGCGGCCAGGATCCCGAAGTTCGCTACCTGCCTAACGGTAACGCCGTGACCAACCTGAGTCTGGCCACCAGCGAACAATGGACCGACAAGCAAACCGGTCAGAAGGTCGAGAAGACCGAGTGGCACCGTGTTTCGATGTTCGGCAAGGTTGCCGAAATCGCCGGCGAATACCTGCGCAAGGGTTCGCAGGTGTACATCGAAGGCAAGCTGCAGACCCGTGAATGGGAAAAAGACGGTATCAAGCGTTACACCACTGAAATCGTGGTCGACATGCAAGGCACCATGCAACTGCTCGGCGGCCGTCCACAACAGGGCGACCAGCAAGGCGGCGGCAACAACTACCAGCAGCAGGCGCCACGTCAGCAGGCTCCACGCCCGCAGCAGTCGGCACCCCAGCAGCGTTCGGCGCCGCCAGCGCCACAGCAGGCCGCACCGCAACCGGCTCCGGATTTCGACAGTTTCGATGACGATATTCCGTTCTGA
- a CDS encoding MFS transporter yields MHDPHSERMSGSETRAASGLALVFAFRMLGMFMVLPVLATYGMDLAGATPALIGLAIGAYGLTQAIFQIPFGIISDRIGRRPVIYLGLIVFALGSVLASQADSIWGVIAGRILQGAGAISAAVMALLSDLTREQHRTKAMAMIGMTIGLSFAVAMVVGPLLTRAFGLSGLFLATGGMALVGILIIMFMVPRSTGPLQHRESGVARQALLPTLKHPDLLRLDLGIFVLHAMLMSSFVALPLALVEKAGLPKEQHWWVYLTALVISFFAMIPFIIYGEKRRKMKRVLLGAVMTLMLTELFFWQFGDSLRALVIGTVVFFTAFNLLEASLPSLISKVSPAGGKGTAMGVYSTSQFLGSALGGILGGWLFQHGGLSVVFLGCAGLAALWLAFAVTMREPPYVTSLRLPLSPEAIREAGLVERLKALVGVTDAVIVADEAAVYIKLDKELVDRDTLERLVNNPAGAAC; encoded by the coding sequence ATGCACGATCCCCACAGCGAACGCATGAGTGGCAGCGAGACCCGCGCGGCGAGCGGTCTGGCCCTGGTGTTCGCCTTCCGTATGCTGGGCATGTTCATGGTGTTGCCGGTACTGGCGACCTATGGCATGGATCTGGCGGGCGCGACCCCGGCCCTGATCGGGCTGGCGATCGGCGCTTACGGCCTGACCCAGGCGATTTTCCAGATTCCGTTCGGGATCATTTCCGACCGCATCGGCCGCCGTCCGGTGATTTATCTGGGACTGATCGTCTTTGCCCTCGGTAGTGTCCTGGCCTCGCAGGCTGATTCGATCTGGGGCGTGATTGCCGGGCGGATCCTGCAAGGTGCCGGGGCGATTTCCGCAGCGGTGATGGCGCTGCTGTCCGACCTGACCCGCGAACAACACCGCACCAAAGCCATGGCGATGATCGGCATGACCATCGGCCTGTCGTTCGCCGTGGCCATGGTGGTCGGGCCGTTGCTGACCCGTGCCTTCGGGCTGTCGGGGTTGTTCCTTGCCACTGGCGGCATGGCGCTGGTCGGTATCCTCATCATCATGTTCATGGTGCCGCGCTCCACCGGGCCGCTGCAGCATCGTGAATCCGGGGTGGCGCGGCAGGCATTGCTGCCGACGCTCAAGCATCCGGACCTGCTGCGCCTCGACCTGGGCATCTTTGTGTTACATGCCATGTTGATGTCGAGCTTCGTCGCCTTGCCGCTGGCGCTGGTGGAAAAAGCCGGCCTGCCCAAGGAGCAGCACTGGTGGGTCTACCTCACCGCGCTGGTGATTTCCTTCTTCGCCATGATCCCTTTCATCATCTATGGCGAGAAGCGACGCAAAATGAAACGAGTTTTGCTCGGTGCCGTCATGACACTGATGCTGACTGAACTATTCTTCTGGCAGTTCGGCGACAGCCTGCGCGCTCTGGTGATCGGCACGGTGGTGTTCTTCACCGCGTTCAATCTGCTGGAGGCTTCGTTGCCGTCGCTGATCAGCAAGGTTTCACCGGCGGGCGGCAAGGGCACGGCCATGGGCGTGTACTCCACCAGCCAGTTCCTCGGTTCGGCACTCGGCGGGATACTCGGCGGCTGGCTGTTTCAGCATGGCGGTCTGTCGGTTGTGTTCCTTGGATGTGCCGGGCTGGCTGCACTTTGGCTGGCCTTTGCTGTTACCATGCGCGAACCTCCCTACGTGACGAGCCTGCGCTTGCCGTTGTCGCCCGAAGCGATCCGCGAAGCGGGTCTGGTCGAGCGTCTCAAGGCCCTCGTAGGGGTAACGGATGCAGTGATAGTCGCTGACGAGGCGGCTGTTTACATCAAACTGGACAAAGAATTAGTGGATCGCGACACCCTCGAACGCCTGGTGAACAACCCGGCCGGGGCTGCGTGCTAA